The stretch of DNA catgcgcacaaaactcagagctcacgcactaaaaccatggagcacaaaggtcagagctggatattttgtttgaaaatgataagttttacgtttgagatgaatgtttttgtgcgattctttttggcacaaatctgattccatagcCTTGTGCCCAGAGATTCTGGAAAgcttgatgaatgaatgaatgaatgaatgtctttatATTCCAGAGCCTTGCTGGTCACATGCTTTGCAAAAAAATAAGACATGCAAATGAGTTAATAATGCGTGGGAACTGTACCCTTAATTTGAGGGAATAAAGGCCAAgccattatttattttgaagggTTGTCACCAGTAAGACTGgcgaaatatatattaatttaaataaaatgtattatttttaaatcgAGATATGTTTTACATGGTTCATATTTCAGacaaacattacaaaaatacaatgggatttttttatatttcaccaTCAAATAAATGGGTTTCCATGATACGATCcgttttaaacttttattatataatttttcgACTTGGCACAGGACTCTTATTTGTCCGGCAGTCGACCATATtggagaaaatgaaaataatgctGTCTGTTCATACACAGTACTTTGCGGGACGTTAATCCTTCATTAAAAAGTCTGTAATCACTGATGGAAAAAAACacatccctctgtgtgtgtgaacagagtAGAAACCTCTGAGGCGACGGAGTTTCAAGTGCAGATCTGCGTTAATCTTCACTCAGACCCCACTgatgcagtgagctgaaccgaaCAAACGTTAACGATTGAACGGCGCTCGGAGGCGGGGGAGGTTTCTGAACCTCGGTCTCGGACACTTGCTTCATCTCCATCTACAAACAGCTTTAATCAAGCGGGGAGAAGCTCCAGCATGCTCACCGTCGAGGTCTCGACTCCTTACACTCCACACAACACGAGAGCGGCGAATAAAACTGAATGTTTAATGCTATCTTACACCAAATGTGGTTTTTAATGTAGCCTAACTGTAGAATTTGGACAAAGGGTTAGAAACAAAGACCTAAAGTGTAGGCTAGTTCTCTCACATTTCACGAGTTAAAAAGAAAACCGCGGTTATATTTCCTGTTCTATTTTTTTAGTTCGATTtttcggttccaccttaaatgaagcagaactcatttaaggtggaacggaattTTCTACTATGTAGACGACTTCAGCTTCGTGGTTATGAGCAgtactggggtgtgtgtgtgtgtacaaaatgACTCAAGTATAAAATAAACGCACAAATAACgtaattataaaaatgtatacatacattttcatgTAAATTGCATAAATACGTTGTGGTCCacgtttattatttatttatttatttcatttttccctgtattttatgtgtgtgtgtgtatatatatataatttttttttttttttttacattcacgCAGCGTTCAGGAGGTAACAAGACTAACACAAGCCCTGCAGAGAACTATCACCTGGCTCGGCGGCGGACCCTTCAGGTTGTGGTCAGTTCCTTGTTGACAGAATGTGGCTTCGAGAGCGCGGACAAAGCTGCAGTAGAAACCCTAACAGAAATGATGCAGAGTTGTGAGTCATTTTGATATTTAATTGATATCATCTTTATtttgtgtagtgtatctttacagATGTTATTCAGTTTTTGTTTCTCTGACTAAAACTTTGATcttagcatttttatttatagttcTTATGTGAATTTAGGTAGAACTTTAATGTCAAGTGTTTGAAATCCCTAACACAACTCTGTGAGAGTACTCCTCATGCATGTGAACAAATGGTTGTAAGTTCTTAGTTTTTAACACTGTTTTTTGCTGCcttagtttcacacattcattcattcattgtctgtaaccccttgtccagttcagggtcgcggtgggtccagagcctacctggaatcactgggtgcaaggcgggaatacaccctggagggggcgccagtccttcacagggcagcacagacatgcacacacacacattcacattcactcacacactcacggagacacagggagaacacaccacactcctcacagacagtcacccggaggaaacccacgcagacacagggagaacacaccacactcctcacagacagtcacccggaggaaatccacgcagacacagagagaacacaccacactcctcacagacagtcacctggaggaaacccacgcagacacagagagaacagaccacactcctcacagacagtcacccggaggaaacccacgcagacacagggagaacacaccacactcctcacagacagtcatccggaggaaacccacgcagacacagagagaacacaccacactcctcacagacagtcacccggaggaaacccacgcagacacagggagaacacaccacactcctcacagacagtcacgcggaggaaacccacgcagacacagggagaacacaccaactccttacagacagtcacctggagcgggaaacgaacccacaacctccaggcccctggagctgtgtgactgtgacactacctgctgcgccaccgcacTGCCCTAGTTtcacacacagtaaagaaaaaaaaatcagtttaattTGGTTGCAATTATAACACTCACTTCAGTGCCATGTTGTCATTCATCAATCCCTCCGTTCCACTGTGCTGAATTTCTAGTCACGGGATGTGTAGTCAGAAATTGAGCTTTCTCTTGTAGGTTCCTGTCCTAGTATGGTCTCATAAATAGAATTCAATTTCCCATATCGTTTACATTCTTTAAATAGTCTTTGCTTATTCATAATATTTTTCACCTTGACCAAGATCAACAATGCAGAAATCCCTCGGACTTTACTAATATCTGTAAAATATGTGTCCGCTTATTTGTTGAAAGAAATTTTAAAATTttggtttaaataaaaacatatatacactTTTTCACCAGTGGAGGTGAGCTTTTATAAAACCATTATTAAtgctttcttaaaaaaaaaataaattaaagccATTTTATCAACTTAtttcagagagaacagcataTTTAACTTAACACATCCTTCAAAAATTACATGCGTCTTGCAGCATCAGgatatttattttccatttgaGGTTTAAATGAGGCACTAATCATTTGAGCATATGCTGGTCAAAAGAGTGCTTCTTGTTTCTATAGGACTTGTTTTTATATCACAGAGCCCTGCTTGTGACATCCCTTACAAAATATAAGAAGTGCAAATTATTTAATAACGTGTGGGAATTATGCCTTTAATTATGCCTTTGTCCAGAATGGCCAACTCTATTTTTCTTGAATTAAAAggtattattttctatttactattattttacAAGGTTCATGTTTCAGATAAATATTAAAAGAATTAATTGTCCCGTATCATATACATTTCAAagtttttgctttttcataatttttgtcTTTGTCTAAAATGCCTTCTGATATACAGAAgtggaaatattaaaataaccaATAATGTCATTGTCCAGCTCAAACCTCCACCTGGACCAAACAGGCAAGAAAAATGAACTAGTTCATGGTCACCATCACCCCTCCATTTCACTATCCAGTCCATTCTTAATGAATACATGGTGTCCTGCCCATTGTGTCCTTGCCAGTTGTCCTGTTTCACCCTGAAGTAGGTCATGTGACCAAGCAAATGAAATGAATTCAAATCTGAGATGATGTCGTTGACATTAAAGGCTGTGGTAGCTTTGGTAAATCAAATAATTGAACAATAGTCTGCTTTTTTTTGTACTAAACTCCCTTCTGAATTGGTCTCCAGATATAACTGAAGTAGGGCGATGTGCAAAAGCAAGCTGTGAGCATACAGCAAGAAGCACCCCCACACTGTCAGACGTGGTCATAACATTGGTGGAAATGGGTAAGTGCAGGGATTGTGTTGGCTGCCACTGCCAAACACATGTATTACTCTGTTGATAACTGAACTCAGAAGCCTTCTCCAGTGAAAGGTCAGACTGAAATTACAACACAAGGCCTGTCTGGAGGGTTTTAGGCTGTAGGCCAAATGGTTAACTTTCTGTTTGGATTTTCTAAGAAGCAGTACAGCTGGGGAAACAGCACACTAACTTGTTAAATAGTCTTGTTCTTGGAGTTCAGTTGTACATTTTTAGTTATTCTCTATGAAGttttacttattttaaacatgttccAGGCCTGATTATAATATGAAAGGCATTATTAAAACATATCTTCTCCCCAATAACCACCCCAGGTTTCAACGTAGACACACTTCCAGTATATGCTAAAAGATCCCAGAGGATGGTCATAACTGCACGTAAGTCTCGCACTGGAGACAGAAAGACCAAATTGATAGTTTGTGTATAAGACAATCCTTTTTGATCTCAAAATATCTGCTGCTTTACAGCTCCAGTAACAAATGCCCCTGTGATTCCCAAGTCTCTCGTGGCTGGACAGAAGAGAACTCACCCAGCTTACATTCCCAGCTACTTCCCAGAGTTCCCAGACCCTCATACATACATCAAGACCCCAGTAAGACTTCACCGTTTGCATGGTGTTTTACATGTCAGAtaaaattcattattttattttcgcCATGTCACTCAAACAAACATATTTCAGTACTACATAAGTGGGGACAGCGttacaaatatgtaaattagGTTTATAACATAAACCAATAGTTGATGACATTTTAATGCACGTCACCAAGGTCCATTTAGGGAAAGGGCACATAACTGTGACGTACAGGAACCCACAAAATCAGAACAGGAGTGTAGCTAATGATAATCATTTCCACTGTGAAAGTTTAAAAGCCTTCCTCACTTGCAGGCGTTTCGTGAGCCCGTGTCAGACTACCAAGTGGTGCGGGAGAAGGCAGCATCTCAGAGGAGAGACGTTGAGAGAGCCCTCACACGCTTCATGGCCAAAACTGGGGAAACACAAAGCCTTTTTAAGGATGACCTAACTACCTTTCCATGTAAGAGTTCCTGCCTGTGTGACCCGCCTTAGCGAACAGTGTTGATGCATGTCTGTGTGTCAGAGGGCTTTTTGGTTTCCTCTGCATACGTCTGGAAGTGAGAGggtcagaatgtgtgtgtgcatgtgagaagGCTTTTTTTGTACTGTCCATTGTGGTATTATTTTGGTATTAAGCACACTGAGTCAAAGTTTGACCACGAGCTGGAAAAAAATTGCACTTGGTACAACAACATAAATATGATTATCAAATTCAAGTACTCTACAAGTGCAAaaagtttaaatgaataaataagtagtCAGCCTTTCCCTATCCTCAGTTTCTGCATCTGCAAGTTTCagccaaccacacacacagctctacgTTGTATTCATTCAGACGAAGAGATGTGTAGACATACCAATCCTGCTGCCATTTCACAGATACTCAATCccttttgcatttgttttttgaGTATGATTTGCCTCATTTTCTGCTCATGTGAACCCTTTGtttctgtacagtaaaactgttGTAAAGGAGTTTGATGTATCAGGCTGTTGAAGGCATGTACTGTTCATACAGAATTAAGAAAGTGAGGCTGAagttccacttacgttagtttAGCTAGTATAACTAGAGCTAGAAAAAGCTACCTACTCAGTGCACTAAAATGACTTCTAATTAAAGTTATCCATTCAGTAAATGCATGTAGTACAAAGatatatgaaaacacacacagtcagtgatAGCTGCTCAGTGGAAACAGAAATGCATGACCAACAACTGAATTAGAATTGATGCTG from Hoplias malabaricus isolate fHopMal1 chromosome 5, fHopMal1.hap1, whole genome shotgun sequence encodes:
- the taf8 gene encoding transcription initiation factor TFIID subunit 8 isoform X1, which codes for MRTKLRAHALKPWSTKRSGGNKTNTSPAENYHLARRRTLQVVVSSLLTECGFESADKAAVETLTEMMQSYITEVGRCAKASCEHTARSTPTLSDVVITLVEMGFNVDTLPVYAKRSQRMVITAPPVTNAPVIPKSLVAGQKRTHPAYIPSYFPEFPDPHTYIKTPAFREPVSDYQVVREKAASQRRDVERALTRFMAKTGETQSLFKDDLTTFPLIAAQQSSIPYLSALLPSELELQTLEETDSSEQDEQTDTENNHSNNIHEDAGADKENAVLPPGGVVPSGKSNEENMIDNPYLRPVKKPKVRRKK
- the taf8 gene encoding transcription initiation factor TFIID subunit 8 isoform X2 — translated: MLTVERSGGNKTNTSPAENYHLARRRTLQVVVSSLLTECGFESADKAAVETLTEMMQSYITEVGRCAKASCEHTARSTPTLSDVVITLVEMGFNVDTLPVYAKRSQRMVITAPPVTNAPVIPKSLVAGQKRTHPAYIPSYFPEFPDPHTYIKTPAFREPVSDYQVVREKAASQRRDVERALTRFMAKTGETQSLFKDDLTTFPLIAAQQSSIPYLSALLPSELELQTLEETDSSEQDEQTDTENNHSNNIHEDAGADKENAVLPPGGVVPSGKSNEENMIDNPYLRPVKKPKVRRKK